A region from the Salifodinibacter halophilus genome encodes:
- a CDS encoding UDP-N-acetylmuramate--L-alanine ligase: protein MRRVSAVHLVGIGGAGMAGIARVLINLGYTITGSDIKRGREVDALEVLGAQVMIGHAAANVAEADVVVTSSAVAVDNPEVVAARAARVPVIPRAEMLAELMRFRYGIAVAGTHGKTTTTSVLAAMLADAGLDPTYIVGGRVLASGSNAYLGSGDYLVAEADESDASFLSLTPVMAVVTNIDADHMATFDNDFERLVDAFEAFLHRLPFYGLAVLCIDDPVVKQLAERSTRPVVTYGFDAAADVRAEAMTVDADGSRFRLVHREAGAVDVRLRLPGRHNIANALASAAIGFELGLDVNSVAAGLAAFGGIARRFEDRGMVSIGGRRVRLIDDYGHHPREIESVVAATRDAFADARLIVVFQPHRFSRTEALFNDFCHALATIDTLVLLDVYPAGESPVAGVDGSALARGIAAIGRAPYFTGDDADPAERLAEIVADGDVVLTLGAGDISALAARLASETGGAS, encoded by the coding sequence ATGCGCCGGGTTTCGGCTGTGCACCTGGTTGGCATCGGGGGTGCGGGCATGGCCGGCATTGCGCGCGTGCTGATCAATCTCGGCTACACGATCACCGGCAGCGACATCAAACGTGGCCGGGAAGTTGATGCACTCGAAGTGCTCGGTGCACAGGTGATGATTGGCCATGCTGCCGCCAATGTGGCCGAGGCTGATGTTGTGGTGACTTCGTCGGCGGTCGCGGTTGATAACCCGGAAGTCGTGGCTGCACGTGCTGCGCGTGTGCCAGTCATCCCGCGTGCCGAGATGCTGGCTGAGCTGATGCGGTTCCGCTACGGCATAGCGGTTGCCGGTACGCACGGCAAGACCACGACGACCAGCGTATTGGCCGCGATGTTGGCCGACGCCGGGCTCGATCCAACTTATATCGTTGGCGGTCGCGTGTTGGCCAGCGGCAGTAACGCTTACCTCGGCAGTGGCGACTATCTCGTGGCCGAAGCCGACGAGTCCGACGCGTCGTTTTTATCGTTAACGCCTGTCATGGCAGTCGTCACCAACATCGACGCCGATCATATGGCGACGTTCGATAACGACTTCGAGCGCCTCGTGGATGCGTTTGAAGCGTTCTTGCACCGCTTGCCGTTCTATGGTCTGGCTGTCTTGTGTATCGACGATCCGGTCGTCAAACAGTTGGCCGAGCGCAGCACGCGGCCGGTGGTAACTTACGGCTTCGATGCCGCCGCTGATGTCCGTGCCGAGGCCATGACCGTCGACGCCGACGGGAGCCGGTTCCGGTTGGTGCATCGCGAAGCAGGTGCGGTTGATGTCCGACTCCGGTTGCCCGGGCGGCACAACATAGCCAATGCATTGGCGTCGGCCGCGATTGGTTTCGAGCTGGGGCTGGATGTTAATTCGGTTGCCGCCGGTTTGGCGGCGTTCGGCGGCATTGCCCGACGTTTCGAGGATCGGGGCATGGTTTCGATCGGCGGCCGACGCGTGCGGCTGATCGACGATTATGGCCATCATCCGCGTGAAATCGAGAGTGTAGTCGCCGCGACCCGCGATGCTTTCGCCGACGCGCGATTGATCGTGGTCTTCCAGCCGCATCGTTTTTCGCGTACCGAAGCGTTGTTCAACGACTTCTGCCATGCGTTGGCCACGATCGACACATTGGTGTTATTGGATGTTTATCCGGCTGGGGAGTCGCCAGTGGCCGGTGTCGATGGCAGCGCGTTGGCGCGTGGTATCGCGGCCATCGGACGCGCGCCGTATTTCACCGGCGATGACGCCGATCCGGCCGAACGTTTAGCTGAAATCGTGGCCGACGGCGATGTTGTATTGACGCTTGGCGCCGGGGATATAAGTGCGCTGGCGGCGCGACTCGCAAGCGAGACCGGAGGCGCGTCGTGA
- the murG gene encoding undecaprenyldiphospho-muramoylpentapeptide beta-N-acetylglucosaminyltransferase — protein MSALDTRVLIAAGGTGGHVFPGLAVADALDARGAHVAWLGTSTGLESRAVPTAGYALHTVRVSALRGKRRGTQLLAPFRIAWAVLSALAVLRRVRPTVVLCMGGFAAGPGALAGWLMRCPVIVHEQNKSAGLTNRVAARFAARVLQAFPNTFGPERDAETVGNPVRDDVLALPAPDERWRERTGAIRLLVLGGSGGALALNERLPKAVAALPAGQQPIVWHQAGRTRAAADDAYAQAGIDAEVVAFIDDMAAAYAWADVVVCRAGALTVAELAAAGVGALMIPYPFAADRHQHANAAYLVEAGAARMLDQAEADVERLTAELDQLCDDRAALLERANAARRCRWPNAATTIADHVVAAAGGQS, from the coding sequence GTGAGTGCGCTCGATACACGCGTATTGATCGCCGCCGGCGGCACCGGTGGTCACGTCTTTCCGGGGTTGGCCGTAGCCGATGCACTGGATGCGCGCGGCGCCCACGTGGCATGGCTGGGCACATCGACCGGGTTAGAGAGTCGGGCCGTGCCGACGGCCGGCTATGCTTTGCATACGGTTCGGGTAAGCGCGCTGCGTGGCAAACGCCGGGGCACACAGCTCTTGGCGCCCTTCCGAATCGCTTGGGCAGTGTTATCTGCGCTGGCGGTTTTGCGGCGTGTCCGGCCTACCGTGGTGCTTTGTATGGGCGGTTTTGCCGCCGGCCCAGGAGCGTTGGCCGGTTGGCTGATGCGCTGCCCCGTGATCGTGCACGAGCAGAACAAAAGCGCGGGTCTGACTAACCGGGTCGCTGCACGTTTCGCGGCGCGCGTTTTGCAGGCATTCCCGAACACGTTCGGGCCGGAACGCGACGCCGAAACTGTGGGCAACCCAGTGCGTGACGACGTTTTGGCATTGCCCGCCCCAGACGAACGCTGGCGTGAACGAACCGGGGCGATTCGACTGCTGGTCCTGGGCGGCAGCGGTGGTGCGCTAGCCCTCAACGAACGTTTACCCAAGGCTGTTGCGGCGTTGCCGGCTGGTCAGCAGCCCATCGTTTGGCACCAGGCTGGGCGTACGCGTGCGGCAGCCGACGACGCCTATGCACAGGCTGGAATCGATGCCGAGGTCGTCGCATTTATCGACGACATGGCGGCCGCCTACGCTTGGGCCGACGTGGTGGTTTGCCGGGCCGGGGCGCTGACTGTGGCTGAATTGGCGGCGGCCGGGGTCGGTGCGTTGATGATCCCGTATCCCTTTGCCGCCGATCGCCACCAACACGCCAATGCTGCGTATCTGGTTGAAGCCGGCGCTGCCCGGATGCTCGATCAGGCCGAAGCGGACGTCGAACGTTTGACCGCAGAACTCGATCAGTTGTGCGACGACCGCGCGGCGTTGCTTGAACGCGCCAACGCCGCGCGCCGCTGTCGTTGGCCGAATGCCGCGACCACGATCGCCGATCATGTTGTTGCCGCAGCTGGAGGTCAGTCATGA
- the ftsW gene encoding putative lipid II flippase FtsW produces the protein MADSLQAWRLRGTPDRLLVGALVVIALLGLVMVASASTAVAARQTGDALHYFYRQSFYLALGIAFGGAVFMVPMRTWAARPFVLLALGIGLLIVVLLPGVGHSVNGARRWIDLGLISIQASEPARLLLILYLAGYAARRRRSLVETWGGLLRPLVFVVLAGGLLLLEPNFGALVVLGAIAGLMFFVAGARLLHLLVVGAVGASAMAAIMVSSPYRLERIISFVHPWANAQDTGFQLTQSLMAIGHGKLFGVGLGNSVQKLMYLPETHTDFLFAVYADEFGLLGTLALLGLYLIVVWRGFAIARRALDSGAWFAGFAAYGLVSWLGVQAFINIGVNMGLLPTKGLTLPLMSYGGSSLITVCAVCALIFRIDVETQSGTSEASS, from the coding sequence ATCGCCGATTCGCTTCAAGCCTGGCGTCTGCGTGGTACACCCGATCGCTTGTTGGTCGGTGCGCTTGTGGTCATCGCGCTCCTGGGTCTCGTCATGGTGGCCTCGGCATCGACTGCTGTAGCGGCACGCCAAACGGGCGACGCGCTGCATTATTTCTATCGTCAGAGTTTCTATCTGGCGCTGGGCATCGCGTTTGGTGGTGCGGTCTTCATGGTTCCGATGCGGACATGGGCTGCGCGGCCGTTTGTGTTATTGGCGCTGGGGATCGGGCTGCTCATCGTCGTTTTGCTGCCGGGCGTAGGGCACTCCGTCAATGGTGCCCGCCGCTGGATTGATCTCGGCTTGATCAGTATCCAAGCCTCGGAACCAGCCCGGCTGTTGTTGATTCTGTATCTGGCCGGCTACGCCGCGCGTCGTCGGCGGTCGTTAGTCGAAACCTGGGGCGGGCTTCTGCGGCCACTCGTGTTCGTGGTGTTGGCCGGTGGGTTGCTACTGCTCGAACCTAATTTTGGCGCGCTCGTGGTGCTTGGCGCGATCGCTGGGTTGATGTTTTTTGTGGCCGGTGCGCGGCTATTGCATCTATTGGTGGTTGGCGCCGTTGGTGCCAGTGCAATGGCGGCGATCATGGTGTCGTCGCCGTATCGGTTGGAACGCATTATCAGCTTCGTCCATCCCTGGGCCAATGCGCAGGACACGGGTTTTCAACTAACCCAGTCGTTAATGGCTATTGGCCACGGCAAGTTATTTGGCGTCGGTCTTGGCAACTCGGTACAGAAACTGATGTATCTGCCCGAGACCCACACGGATTTTTTATTCGCGGTTTATGCCGACGAGTTTGGCTTGTTGGGCACGCTGGCATTACTGGGCCTATATCTGATCGTGGTCTGGCGTGGCTTCGCCATCGCCCGCCGCGCGCTCGACAGCGGTGCCTGGTTTGCCGGTTTCGCTGCTTACGGCTTGGTGAGCTGGCTGGGCGTGCAGGCGTTTATCAACATCGGCGTCAACATGGGCCTGCTGCCAACTAAGGGTCTGACGCTGCCGCTGATGAGCTATGGCGGATCGTCGCTGATCACGGTCTGTGCGGTTTGTGCACTGATTTTCCGGATCGACGTTGAAACCCAGAGCGGCACCTCGGAGGCGAGCTCGTGA